Proteins encoded by one window of Sus scrofa isolate TJ Tabasco breed Duroc chromosome 12, Sscrofa11.1, whole genome shotgun sequence:
- the LOC102164863 gene encoding keratin, high-sulfur matrix protein, B2A produces MCCSTSFCGFPICSTGGTCGSSCCQPSCSQTSCCQPPCVQTSCCQPPCVQTSCCQPPCVQTSCCQPTCVQTSCCQTSGCEIGSGIGSGIGGGQEGSSGARSYRTRWCRPDCRVEGTVLPPCCVVSCTPPTCCQLHHAQASCCRPSYCGQSCCLPACCCQCSEPTCCEPTCCEPTC; encoded by the coding sequence ATGTGCTGTTCCACGAGCTTCTGTGGATTTCCCATCTGCTCCACCGGTGGGACCTGTGgctccagctgctgccagccaAGCTGCTCCCAGACTAGCTGCTGCCAGCCACCCTGCGTCCAGACCAGTTGCTGCCAGCCACCCTGCGTCCAGACCAGCTGCTGCCAGCCACCCTGCGTCCAGACCAGCTGCTGCCAGCCAACCTGTGTCCAGACCAGCTGCTGCCAGACCAGTGGCTGTGAGATCGGCAGTGGCATTGGCAGTGGCATTGGCGGTGGCCAGGAGGGTAGCAGTGGAGCTCGGAGCTACCGCACCAGGTGGTGCCGCCCTGACTGCCGCGTGGAGGGCACCGTCCTGCCACCTTGCTGCGTGGTGAGCTGCACGCCCCCCACCTGCTGCCAGCTGCACCACGCCCAGGCGTCCTGCTGCCGCCCCTCCTACTGTGGGCAGTCCTGCTGCCTGCCAGCCTGCTGCTGCCAGTGCTCTGAGCCCACCTGCTGTGAGCCCACCTGCTGTGAACCCACCTGCTAA